Proteins encoded by one window of Pyrinomonadaceae bacterium:
- a CDS encoding TonB family protein, giving the protein MIKQHLVICSALFMLAAAGTGASQSPSPTPSPSPTECEIPVIRPVDTRAKISAKPDPQFTKRDRERYHRQEIILRATLCGSGKVTDIKVRQGLTAEMDAAAIEAARLIQFTPAEKDGKKASSAVILRYIVKD; this is encoded by the coding sequence ATGATCAAGCAACACCTGGTGATTTGTAGCGCGCTCTTCATGCTTGCAGCTGCAGGCACAGGTGCATCACAGTCGCCCAGTCCCACTCCCTCTCCGAGTCCAACGGAATGTGAGATTCCCGTAATTCGACCGGTAGACACCAGGGCGAAGATTTCGGCGAAGCCCGACCCACAATTCACTAAGCGTGACCGCGAGCGATATCATCGTCAGGAAATTATTCTGCGCGCGACGCTCTGCGGGTCCGGCAAAGTCACAGACATTAAGGTCAGACAGGGCTTGACCGCAGAAATGGACGCCGCCGCGATTGAAGCCGCGCGCCTGATTCAATTCACGCCCGCAGAGAAAGACGGTAAGAAGGCGTCGAGTGCGGTCATTCTCAGATACATCGTTAAGGATTAA
- a CDS encoding cupin domain-containing protein, producing the protein MHKTNLADKFSLIKDHWNPRIAGELNGQLIKLVKFQGPFTWHHHETEDEMFLVVKGRFRMDYREDGHERGEWIEPGEFIIVPHGVEHRPFAEEECEVVLFEPASTLNTGNVEDEFTRKELQIV; encoded by the coding sequence ATGCACAAGACAAATCTCGCCGACAAATTCTCGCTCATCAAAGACCACTGGAATCCGCGCATCGCCGGCGAACTTAACGGGCAGTTAATCAAGCTCGTTAAGTTCCAGGGTCCCTTCACATGGCACCATCACGAAACTGAAGACGAAATGTTTCTCGTCGTGAAGGGCCGCTTCCGCATGGACTATCGTGAAGACGGACACGAACGCGGGGAATGGATCGAGCCGGGTGAATTCATTATCGTCCCCCACGGCGTCGAACACCGGCCCTTTGCCGAGGAAGAGTGCGAAGTCGTGTTATTCGAACCCGCTTCGACCCTGAACACGGGTAATGTCGAAGACGAATTTACGCGGAAAGAACTACAGATCGTTTAG
- a CDS encoding S9 family peptidase, translating to MKRTIPLLFLLLSISLVNSLTALAQDGNGNSSGKLNPPMTEKKAKVTDIHGEKLMDNYFWLREKKNPAVIAHLESENAYTTAMMKHTEALQEKLYNEILSHIKQTDVNVPYKRGEYFYYTRTVEGQQYAIFCRKHRTLDAPEQIVIDVNELAKGHKFMSVGAFLPSDDGKLLAYSTDNTGYRQYTLQIKNLATGELFPEKIERVNNLAWASDNKTIFYVTEDAVTKRSDKLFRHVLGSDKYDLIFEEKDELFDIGVGKTRDLAVIVLGSYSKTSTEGRYIPANNPNADWKIIIPRQKDHEYDVDHRNGLFYIRTNKGAKNFRVVTAPVSDPSEKNWKEFVAHRPAVKLENIDTFSDHAVLSEWENGLQHIEIVEFKSDKRHRIAFPEPVYSASPSQNAEFNTTVLRYNYQSLTTPSSVFDYDMNSRQAVLKKQTEVPGGFDKNNYKAERVFATASDGTKIPISLVYRKTVKLDGSAPMLLYGYGSYGASIPPSFSASRLALLDRGVVFAIAHIRGGGELGEPWREAGRMMNKMNTFTDFIASAEHLVNNKYASKDRLVIQGGSAGGLLVGAVSNMRPDLFKAVVSQVPFVDVLNTMLDATLPLTTSEYIEWGNPNEKAAFDYMKKYSPYDNIRKADYPAMLVKVSLNDSQVPYWEGAKFVAKLREYKTDKNTLILKTNMGAGHGGASGRYDAFRETAFDYAFMLWQMGLTN from the coding sequence ATGAAACGCACTATCCCTCTTCTCTTCTTGCTTCTCTCGATTTCGCTGGTAAATTCGTTGACTGCGCTGGCGCAGGATGGAAACGGAAATTCGTCCGGCAAACTCAATCCGCCCATGACTGAAAAGAAGGCCAAGGTTACTGACATCCACGGCGAAAAGCTGATGGACAACTATTTCTGGCTGCGCGAAAAGAAGAACCCGGCCGTGATCGCGCATCTCGAATCTGAGAACGCCTACACGACGGCGATGATGAAGCATACCGAGGCCCTGCAGGAGAAGCTCTACAACGAGATTCTCAGCCACATCAAACAAACCGACGTCAACGTGCCGTACAAGCGGGGTGAATACTTCTACTACACGCGCACCGTCGAAGGGCAGCAGTACGCGATCTTCTGCCGCAAGCATCGCACCCTCGATGCGCCGGAACAGATCGTGATCGATGTGAATGAGCTCGCGAAGGGCCACAAGTTCATGTCTGTCGGCGCGTTTCTCCCGAGTGACGACGGCAAGCTGCTCGCCTATTCGACTGACAACACCGGCTACCGGCAATACACGCTTCAGATCAAGAACCTGGCGACCGGCGAGTTGTTTCCGGAAAAGATCGAGCGCGTCAACAACTTAGCGTGGGCCAGCGACAATAAGACGATCTTTTATGTGACCGAAGACGCCGTCACCAAGCGCAGTGACAAACTGTTTCGTCACGTACTGGGCAGTGACAAGTACGATTTGATTTTTGAAGAGAAAGACGAATTGTTCGATATCGGAGTCGGCAAAACACGCGACCTGGCGGTGATTGTACTGGGCTCGTATAGCAAGACCTCAACCGAAGGTCGTTATATTCCGGCAAACAATCCGAACGCCGACTGGAAGATCATCATCCCGCGACAGAAGGACCACGAGTATGACGTCGACCATCGCAATGGTCTGTTCTACATTCGCACCAACAAGGGCGCAAAGAATTTCCGGGTGGTGACGGCGCCGGTTTCGGATCCTTCCGAAAAGAACTGGAAAGAATTCGTCGCCCACCGGCCGGCGGTAAAGCTCGAGAACATCGATACGTTTTCCGACCACGCCGTACTTTCCGAGTGGGAAAACGGCTTGCAACACATCGAGATCGTCGAATTCAAATCCGACAAGCGTCATCGCATCGCGTTTCCTGAGCCGGTTTATTCCGCAAGTCCGTCCCAGAATGCCGAATTCAACACGACGGTCCTGCGCTACAACTATCAGTCCCTGACCACGCCGAGTTCCGTGTTCGATTACGACATGAACTCGCGCCAGGCGGTGCTCAAGAAACAGACCGAGGTCCCCGGCGGCTTTGACAAGAACAACTACAAAGCTGAGCGCGTCTTCGCGACGGCGTCAGACGGCACGAAGATTCCGATCTCGCTCGTTTATCGCAAGACCGTGAAACTGGATGGGTCCGCGCCCATGTTGTTGTACGGCTATGGTTCGTACGGCGCTTCAATTCCGCCATCGTTTTCCGCCAGCCGCCTGGCCTTGCTGGATCGCGGCGTCGTGTTTGCCATTGCGCACATCCGCGGCGGCGGCGAGCTGGGCGAGCCCTGGCGCGAAGCCGGCCGCATGATGAACAAGATGAATACGTTCACCGACTTCATCGCGTCGGCTGAACATCTCGTCAATAACAAGTACGCGTCGAAAGATCGTCTGGTGATTCAGGGCGGCAGCGCGGGCGGCTTGTTGGTCGGCGCAGTCAGCAACATGAGACCGGATCTCTTCAAGGCAGTCGTATCGCAAGTGCCCTTCGTCGATGTGCTTAACACGATGCTCGACGCGACGCTGCCTTTGACGACGAGCGAATACATCGAATGGGGCAACCCGAACGAGAAGGCAGCCTTTGACTACATGAAGAAGTATTCGCCGTACGACAACATTCGCAAGGCGGATTATCCGGCCATGCTCGTGAAGGTTTCGCTCAACGACAGCCAGGTGCCGTACTGGGAAGGCGCGAAGTTCGTGGCGAAACTGCGCGAGTACAAAACGGACAAGAACACGCTGATCCTTAAAACCAACATGGGCGCCGGCCACGGCGGTGCGTCAGGCCGTTATGACGCGTTCCGCGAGACGGCGTTCGATTACGCGTTCATGCTTTGGCAGATGGGACTCACGAATTAA
- a CDS encoding glutaredoxin, translated as MALVIYTKPGCPYCQQAREYYNSKGLTFIDRDAQTNKEFRAQMLKYSGGDPTVPCIVKDGKYVQSGWGDPLRG; from the coding sequence GTGGCTTTAGTAATCTACACAAAACCCGGCTGTCCTTACTGCCAGCAGGCCCGCGAGTACTACAACTCGAAAGGCCTCACGTTCATCGATCGTGACGCCCAGACCAACAAAGAATTTCGCGCCCAGATGTTGAAATATTCAGGCGGCGATCCGACCGTGCCCTGCATCGTAAAGGACGGTAAGTACGTGCAGTCCGGCTGGGGCGACCCGCTTCGAGGTTGA
- a CDS encoding transglycosylase SLT domain-containing protein, producing MKLRGLTFFLIAIATCFAMSPGRVANAQSNKLYQQMTAAERTAFVSAKARSIAREMSGNDYQFTPAFEATIQKHVDFYVQRIESNEAGKGTRSMFERGQSSAPTINGIFKKHKVSPLIGLYIPAIESAYINIQSPNEAGSLGMFQFTQKTGAHFGLTPLDLLDVDKSADAAARYIMRSMKTFKNDPMKEALAILSYNRGGGNVERDLALLVTSENAACSICALTANSHKLDATFQNENVYYVPRFFAAAIIGENPQAFGLQTQPLSSFEATRSRLW from the coding sequence ATGAAACTTCGAGGACTCACATTTTTTCTAATTGCTATCGCAACCTGTTTCGCGATGTCGCCGGGACGTGTCGCAAATGCGCAATCAAACAAGCTCTATCAGCAGATGACTGCGGCTGAGCGCACCGCCTTTGTGTCGGCCAAAGCGCGCAGCATCGCGCGCGAGATGTCGGGAAACGATTATCAATTCACGCCCGCGTTCGAAGCTACCATCCAAAAGCACGTCGACTTCTACGTGCAACGCATCGAAAGCAACGAGGCGGGAAAAGGCACGCGATCAATGTTTGAACGCGGGCAGTCGTCCGCGCCAACAATCAATGGCATTTTTAAGAAGCATAAAGTGTCGCCCCTGATTGGTCTTTACATCCCCGCGATCGAATCCGCCTACATCAATATTCAGTCTCCGAACGAGGCGGGTTCGTTAGGCATGTTTCAGTTCACCCAGAAGACCGGCGCGCATTTCGGATTGACGCCCCTGGACCTTCTCGACGTTGATAAGTCAGCCGATGCCGCCGCTCGTTACATCATGCGGAGCATGAAGACATTCAAAAATGATCCGATGAAAGAAGCGCTGGCGATTCTTTCCTACAACCGTGGTGGAGGGAACGTCGAACGCGATCTTGCCCTGCTGGTGACGTCTGAAAATGCGGCTTGCAGTATTTGTGCGCTTACCGCTAACAGCCACAAGCTTGATGCCACGTTTCAGAATGAGAATGTCTATTACGTACCGCGATTTTTTGCCGCGGCCATCATTGGCGAGAACCCACAGGCTTTCGGCTTGCAAACACAGCCGCTCTCGTCATTCGAAGCGACGCGCAGCCGGCTCTGGTGA
- a CDS encoding sigma-70 family RNA polymerase sigma factor, with protein sequence MSVASVELTGLLEDWKQGDPTALQKLTPLIYDELRRIAHRYAHRERNGHTLETTALVNEAYLRLAGSEKRDWQNRSHFFAVTAQVMRHILIDHARRRHYVKHGGGAQQVPIETALLMKSERAAELIALDEALEEFALLDPRKARVVELRYFGGLSLEETAEAVGLSLMTVRRDWQAAKAWLYRRMKDEG encoded by the coding sequence ATGTCAGTCGCATCTGTGGAATTAACCGGGTTGTTGGAAGATTGGAAGCAGGGCGATCCGACCGCGCTGCAGAAGCTAACCCCGCTGATCTATGACGAACTGCGCCGCATCGCTCACCGCTACGCGCACCGCGAACGCAATGGCCACACTTTGGAGACGACGGCCCTGGTTAACGAGGCTTACTTGCGACTGGCCGGGAGTGAAAAGCGTGATTGGCAGAACCGCTCACATTTTTTCGCGGTCACCGCGCAGGTGATGCGGCACATCCTAATCGACCACGCGCGGCGACGCCATTACGTCAAGCACGGCGGCGGAGCGCAACAGGTTCCCATTGAAACAGCTCTATTAATGAAGAGCGAGCGCGCCGCAGAGTTAATCGCTCTCGATGAAGCGCTCGAGGAGTTTGCCCTGCTGGATCCGCGCAAAGCGCGCGTGGTTGAACTTCGTTACTTTGGCGGACTGAGTTTGGAAGAGACCGCCGAAGCCGTCGGGCTTTCTTTAATGACCGTGCGACGTGACTGGCAGGCGGCCAAAGCCTGGTTGTATCGAAGGATGAAGGATGAAGGATGA
- a CDS encoding serine/threonine-protein kinase, whose product MTPERWQKVDEVLQAALDLPATERAALLAEVRTGDPELHEEALSLIEAHQEAGDFLEAPALETDAHVLLEREEPDREIGPYKIIDRLGKGGMGEVFLAQDRRLGRLVALKTLPSYFVSDDERLRRFQTEARAASALNHPNILTIYEVGESGGTHFIAAEHIEGHTLRELISAGELTLGEVLEITAELLTGLSAAHAAGIIHRDIKPENIMRRADGSIKILDFGIAKLMEAPSDDMTASFAPNQTQTGALMGTIGYVSPEQVRGLPVDERTDIWSCGVVLHEMLTGERPFAGVTNADTIVAILDRPPASLFVSNSKVSALRQLHRIVSKALSKEAEERHRSAAEMLEELRTIKRSLGQERRPVISGETTVKELRTFSSESSHHGLRRYLVPAVVAIVLLMVAGLLYRQFRPGPPNTPPPPKTYAQMNEAEQLAFVSEQEQRISAMMGERPMKLNDDAVRVIKSHVDYHVARRAATTPANEEVLAARYERAKPYIPVISRAFAARRIPVVVGIYLAMFESAYQACPENEWGARGMFQFLPQTAERYGVARADMCDVNKMAPAAAHYIADRMAELGDDSQSMTLVLLSYNRGAESVRGALRQLRETDRNYERNFWTLFANRDKLDENFRKESANYVPGFFAVAIIGENPETFELGTPPLSSLAQ is encoded by the coding sequence ATGACTCCTGAACGCTGGCAAAAAGTCGATGAGGTTTTGCAGGCAGCTCTCGATCTGCCCGCCACTGAACGCGCCGCGTTGCTGGCCGAAGTGCGCACCGGCGACCCGGAACTGCATGAAGAAGCGCTCTCACTCATTGAGGCGCATCAAGAGGCGGGTGACTTTCTCGAAGCCCCCGCACTGGAAACCGATGCCCACGTGCTGCTTGAACGAGAGGAACCGGACCGCGAAATCGGACCTTATAAGATCATCGACCGGCTCGGCAAAGGTGGCATGGGTGAGGTTTTTCTGGCGCAAGATCGGCGGCTCGGTCGTCTGGTTGCGCTGAAAACCCTGCCTTCCTATTTTGTTTCCGATGACGAACGTCTGCGTCGCTTTCAAACTGAGGCCCGGGCGGCCTCGGCTTTGAATCACCCGAACATCCTCACCATCTACGAAGTGGGGGAAAGCGGCGGCACTCATTTCATCGCCGCGGAACACATCGAAGGCCACACGCTGCGCGAATTGATTAGCGCCGGCGAGCTCACGCTCGGAGAAGTTCTGGAAATTACTGCGGAGTTGCTTACTGGTTTGTCGGCGGCGCACGCGGCGGGAATTATTCACCGCGACATCAAGCCCGAGAACATCATGCGGCGCGCCGATGGGTCGATCAAAATCCTCGACTTTGGCATCGCCAAGTTGATGGAAGCGCCGTCGGACGATATGACGGCGTCATTCGCGCCCAACCAGACGCAGACCGGCGCGCTGATGGGAACGATTGGCTACGTGTCGCCTGAGCAGGTGCGCGGGCTGCCGGTGGACGAGCGCACCGACATCTGGAGTTGCGGCGTGGTGTTGCACGAAATGTTGACCGGCGAACGGCCATTCGCCGGCGTTACCAACGCCGACACGATTGTGGCAATTCTTGATCGTCCGCCGGCCTCACTCTTCGTCAGCAATTCAAAAGTTTCAGCGCTTCGGCAACTGCATCGGATTGTGAGCAAGGCGCTCAGTAAGGAAGCCGAAGAAAGGCATCGATCCGCTGCGGAAATGCTTGAAGAGCTGAGGACGATCAAACGGTCACTTGGTCAGGAAAGGCGGCCAGTGATCAGTGGCGAGACAACGGTAAAAGAACTGCGGACGTTTAGTTCTGAGAGTTCGCATCACGGGCTGCGTCGTTACCTGGTTCCGGCAGTCGTGGCGATCGTTCTGCTGATGGTGGCGGGTTTGCTCTACCGGCAGTTCCGACCGGGACCGCCTAACACGCCACCGCCGCCAAAGACCTACGCGCAGATGAACGAGGCCGAACAACTCGCTTTCGTTAGTGAACAAGAGCAGCGCATCTCGGCAATGATGGGTGAGCGCCCGATGAAGTTGAATGATGATGCGGTGCGAGTGATTAAGTCGCACGTCGATTATCACGTTGCCCGGCGGGCCGCGACGACGCCGGCGAACGAAGAGGTACTTGCCGCCCGGTATGAAAGAGCGAAGCCTTACATTCCGGTGATTTCCAGGGCCTTCGCCGCGCGTCGAATTCCGGTGGTAGTCGGGATCTATCTCGCGATGTTCGAGTCGGCCTATCAAGCGTGCCCGGAAAATGAGTGGGGCGCTAGAGGGATGTTCCAATTCCTGCCGCAAACGGCAGAGCGGTATGGCGTGGCGCGCGCGGACATGTGCGACGTCAACAAGATGGCACCCGCCGCGGCGCATTACATCGCCGATCGCATGGCCGAGTTAGGCGACGATTCGCAGAGCATGACGTTGGTGTTGCTCAGTTACAATCGCGGAGCTGAATCGGTGCGCGGTGCATTGCGGCAATTGCGAGAGACTGATCGGAATTACGAGAGGAATTTTTGGACGCTGTTTGCCAACCGCGACAAGTTGGACGAGAACTTTCGTAAAGAGAGCGCCAACTACGTTCCCGGTTTTTTTGCGGTCGCCATCATCGGCGAGAATCCCGAAACCTTCGAACTCGGTACCCCACCACTATCAAGTCTGGCGCAGTGA